The following coding sequences lie in one Arabidopsis thaliana chromosome 3, partial sequence genomic window:
- the AMT1;5 gene encoding ammonium transporter 1;5 (ammonium transporter 1;5 (AMT1;5); FUNCTIONS IN: ammonium transmembrane transporter activity; INVOLVED IN: ammonium transport, transport; LOCATED IN: endomembrane system, membrane; EXPRESSED IN: root epidermis, root hair, root tip; CONTAINS InterPro DOMAIN/s: Ammonium transporter (InterPro:IPR001905), Ammonium transporter, conserved site (InterPro:IPR018047); BEST Arabidopsis thaliana protein match is: ammonium transporter 1;3 (TAIR:AT3G24300.1); Has 11447 Blast hits to 11429 proteins in 2045 species: Archae - 224; Bacteria - 4622; Metazoa - 402; Fungi - 429; Plants - 468; Viruses - 0; Other Eukaryotes - 5302 (source: NCBI BLink).) yields MSGAITCSAADLSALLGPNATAAADYICGQLGSVNNKFTDAAYAIDNTYLLFSAYLVFAMQLGFAMLCAGSVRAKNTMNIMLTNVLDAAAGGLFYYLFGYAFAFGESSDGFIGRHNFGLQNFPTLTSDYSFFLYQWAFAIAAAGITSGSIAERTKFVAYLIYSSFLTGFVYPVVSHWFWSPDGWASPFRSEDRLFGTGAIDFAGSGVVHMVGGIAGLWGALIEGPRIGRFPDGGHAIALRGHSASLVVLGTFLLWFGWYGFNPGSFTKILIPYNSGSNYGQWSGIGRTAVTTTLSGCTAALTTLFGKRLLSGHWNVTDVCNGLLGGFAAITAGCSVVDPWAAIVCGFVASLVLIGCNKLAELLKYDDPLEAAQLHGGCGAWGLIFVGLFAKEKYINEVYGASPGRHYGLFMGGGGKLLGAQLVQIIVIVGWVSATMGTLFFILKKLNLLRISEQHEMRGMDLAGHGGFAYIYHDNDDDSIGVPGSPVPRAPNPPAV; encoded by the coding sequence ATGTCAGGAGCTATTACTTGCTCTGCGGCTGATCTCTCAGCCCTACTCGGCCCAAATGCCACGGCAGCGGCTGACTACATTTGCGGCCAGTTGGGTTCCGTTAACAACAAGTTTACCGATGCAGCCTACGCTATAGACAACACGTACCTCCTCTTCTCTGCCTATCTTGTCTTTGCGATGCAGCTCGGCTTCGCTATGCTTTGTGCTGGCTCCGTTAGAGCTAAGAACACGATGAACATCATGCTCACTAATGTCCTTGATGCTGCAGCCGGAGGACTCTTCTACTACCTCTTTGGTTATGCATTTGCCTTTGGTGAATCCTCCGATGGATTCATTGGAAGACACAACTTTGGTCTTCAAAACTTTCCGACTCTCACCTCGGATTACTCCTTCTTCCTCTACCAATGGGCGTTTGCAATCGCAGCCGCTGGAATCACCAGCGGCTCCATTGCCGAGAGGACTAAGTTCGTGGCGTATTTGatatactcttcttttttgacCGGGTTTGTTTACCCAGTTGTCTCTCACTGGTTCTGGTCTCCGGATGGATGGGCTAGTCCCTTCCGTTCAGAAGACCGTTTGTTTGGCACTGGAGCCATCGACTTTGCTGGGTCAGGTGTTGTTCACATGGTTGGTGGTATCGCAGGATTATGGGGTGCCCTTATTGAAGGCCCTCGGATTGGTCGGTTTCCTGATGGGGGTCATGCTATTGCTCTGCGAGGCCACTCTGCCTCACTCGTCGTCTTAGGGACCTTCCTTCTCTGGTTTGGTTGGTACGGGTTCAACCCTGGTTCCTTCACCAAGATACTCATTCCCTACAATTCTGGTTCCAACTATGGCCAATGGAGTGGAATAGGCCGCACCGCGGTTACAACTACACTCTCGGGATGCACAGCGGCTCTAACCACACTCTTCGGAAAACGTCTCCTATCAGGCCACTGGAACGTAACTGACGTTTGCAACGGGTTACTCGGAGGGTTTGCGGCCATAACGGCAGGTTGCTCTGTGGTTGATCCATGGGCAGCGATCGTATGTGGCTTCGTGGCTTCCCTCGTCCTTATCGGATGCAACAAGCTCGCAGAGCTCTTAAAATATGACGATCCACTTGAGGCCGCACAACTACACGGAGGGTGTGGTGCTTGGGGTTTGATATTTGTAGGACTGTTTGCAAAAGAGAAGTATATAAATGAGGTTTACGGCGCGAGCCCAGGAAGGCACTACGGGCTATTTATGGGCGGAGGAGGGAAGCTATTGGGAGCACAACTGGTTCAAATAATTGTGATTGTTGGATGGGTTAGTGCCACAATGGGaacactcttcttcatcctcaaaAAGCTCAATTTGCTTAGGATCTCGGAGCAGCATGAAATGCGAGGAATGGATTTAGCAGGTCATGGTGGTTTTGCTTATATCTAccatgataatgatgatgattccaTTGGAGTGCCTGGATCTCCAGTACCTCGTGCGCCTAACCCTCCAGCCGTTTGA